Proteins from a genomic interval of Helicobacter pylori Shi112:
- the flgS gene encoding acid survival sensor histidine kinase — protein MKKSKRLKRPYLKRSHLKHSYKASSFKGLLKKEDNVISLENFKPKESEDLLENFSNKKDMQELLGLLNQFILQSYKVEKEFKDYKALYEWVIEILPQAIWVVNENGSFFYKNSLANQSHEVFNKAKLENFNTEIEHENKSYLVQQNSIQGKQIITATDISAQKRQERLASMGKISAHLAHEIRNPVGSISLLASVLLKHANEKTKPIVVELQKALWRVERIIKATLLFSKGIQANRTKQSLKTLESDLKEALNCYTYSKDIDFLFNFSDEEGFFDFDLMGIVLQNFLYNAIDAIEALEESEQGQVKIEAFIQNEFIVFTIIDNGKEVENKSALFEPFETTKLKGNGLGLALSLQVVKAHEGSIALLENQEKTFEIKILNAS, from the coding sequence ATGAAAAAATCCAAGCGCTTAAAACGCCCTTATTTGAAGCGTTCCCATTTGAAACACTCTTATAAGGCTTCTTCTTTCAAGGGGTTGTTAAAAAAAGAGGATAATGTGATTTCATTAGAAAACTTTAAACCCAAAGAGAGCGAAGATTTATTAGAAAATTTTTCCAACAAAAAAGACATGCAAGAATTGCTAGGGCTTTTAAACCAATTTATTTTACAAAGCTACAAGGTAGAAAAGGAATTTAAGGATTATAAAGCCCTTTATGAATGGGTCATAGAGATTTTACCGCAAGCCATTTGGGTGGTGAATGAAAACGGGAGCTTTTTTTATAAAAATTCTTTAGCCAATCAAAGCCATGAGGTGTTCAATAAGGCTAAATTAGAAAATTTTAACACTGAAATTGAACATGAAAATAAAAGCTATTTGGTCCAGCAAAACAGCATTCAAGGCAAGCAAATCATCACCGCAACCGATATTAGCGCTCAAAAACGCCAAGAACGGCTCGCTTCTATGGGGAAAATCTCAGCGCATTTAGCCCATGAGATCAGAAACCCTGTAGGCTCTATCTCTCTTTTAGCTTCGGTGTTATTAAAGCATGCAAATGAAAAGACTAAGCCCATTGTTGTAGAATTGCAAAAAGCTTTATGGCGCGTGGAAAGAATCATTAAAGCCACCTTGCTTTTTTCTAAAGGCATTCAAGCCAACCGCACCAAGCAAAGTTTAAAAACGCTAGAGAGCGATCTCAAAGAAGCCCTAAATTGCTACACTTACTCTAAAGACATTGATTTTCTTTTTAATTTTAGCGATGAAGAAGGGTTTTTTGACTTTGATTTGATGGGGATTGTGCTGCAAAATTTCTTGTATAACGCTATTGATGCGATTGAAGCCTTAGAAGAGAGCGAGCAGGGTCAAGTGAAGATTGAAGCGTTCATTCAAAACGAATTTATTGTCTTCACTATTATTGATAATGGCAAGGAAGTGGAAAACAAAAGCGCTTTGTTTGAACCTTTTGAAACCACTAAATTAAAGGGTAATGGCTTAGGGTTAGCCCTGTCTTTACAAGTGGTTAAAGCCCATGAAGGGAGCATTGCGCTATTAGAAAATCAAGAAAAAACCTTTGAAATTAAGATTCTTAACGCTTCTTGA
- a CDS encoding flagellar basal body P-ring protein FlgI, protein MKRVFLWLIFVLAFHKLLAEKIGDIASVVGVRDNQLIGYGLVIGLNGTGDKSGSKFTMQSISNMLESVNVKISADDIKSKNVAAVMITASLPPFARQGDKIDIQISSIGDAKSIQGGTLVMTPLNAVDGNIYALAQGAITSGNSNNLLSANIINGATIEREVSYDLFHKNAMVLSLKNPNFKNAIQVQNTLNKVFGNKVAIALDPKTIQITRPERFSMVEFLALVQEIPINYSAKNKIIVDEKSGTIVSGVDIMVHPIVVTSQDITLKITKEPLDNSKNAQDLDNNMSLDTAHNTLSSNGKNITIAGVVKALQKIGVSAKGMVSILQALKKSGAISAEMEIL, encoded by the coding sequence TTGAAACGGGTGTTTTTATGGCTTATTTTTGTATTAGCCTTTCACAAGCTTTTGGCCGAAAAAATAGGCGATATAGCGAGCGTGGTGGGCGTAAGGGATAACCAGCTGATTGGTTATGGGCTTGTGATTGGCCTAAATGGCACAGGGGATAAATCCGGCTCAAAATTCACCATGCAATCCATTTCTAACATGCTAGAGAGCGTGAATGTCAAAATCTCTGCAGATGATATTAAATCTAAAAATGTCGCTGCAGTGATGATTACAGCCTCCTTGCCCCCCTTTGCAAGACAGGGCGATAAAATTGATATTCAAATTTCTTCTATTGGGGATGCAAAATCCATTCAAGGAGGGACTTTGGTGATGACCCCTTTAAATGCGGTAGATGGGAATATTTACGCCCTCGCTCAAGGGGCTATCACTTCGGGTAATTCTAATAACTTGCTCTCAGCCAATATCATCAATGGGGCGACTATTGAAAGGGAAGTTTCGTATGATTTGTTCCATAAAAACGCCATGGTTTTAAGCCTAAAAAACCCCAATTTTAAAAACGCTATCCAAGTGCAAAACACTTTAAATAAGGTATTTGGTAATAAAGTAGCGATAGCATTAGATCCAAAAACCATTCAAATCACTCGCCCAGAGCGTTTTTCTATGGTGGAGTTTTTAGCCTTAGTGCAAGAAATCCCTATTAATTACAGCGCAAAAAATAAGATCATTGTGGATGAAAAATCAGGCACGATCGTTTCAGGAGTGGATATAATGGTGCATCCTATAGTGGTTACAAGCCAAGACATCACGCTTAAAATCACTAAAGAGCCCTTAGACAATTCTAAAAACGCGCAGGATTTAGACAATAACATGTCCTTAGACACCGCTCATAACACGCTGAGTTCTAATGGGAAAAACATCACCATTGCCGGGGTGGTGAAAGCCTTACAAAAAATTGGCGTGAGCGCTAAGGGGATGGTTTCAATCTTGCAAGCCCTAAAAAAAAGCGGTGCGATTAGCGCTGAAATGGAGATACTATGA